From a region of the Oncorhynchus gorbuscha isolate QuinsamMale2020 ecotype Even-year unplaced genomic scaffold, OgorEven_v1.0 Un_scaffold_1549, whole genome shotgun sequence genome:
- the LOC124017103 gene encoding trace amine-associated receptor 13c-like encodes MEKYEDVQYCFQDGNSSCRKALLSTSIYITLYIFFSLISAVTVFLNLLVIMSISHFKQLHTPTNLLILSLAVSDLLVGLIVIPVVTVALMESCWGFGEYFCVFQIYITFLCTSLSLGNLVLISIDRYVAVCDPLLYHSKITVTRMMCCISITWCCCIIYRAAIIKNFVNVLVPSRCLKECFIVEGITWGNIIDVVITMVVPCSIIITLYMKIFVVARSQDRKVFSKEAANVSGVKTVRANKSERKATKTLSIVIVNYFICWIPFLFVFFFTFVIDNLFSVIIGFLPLFNSLINPIIYAFFYPWFKVTAKHILTLKIRRS; translated from the coding sequence ATGGAGAAATATGAAGATGTTCAGTACTGTTTTCAAGACGGAAACTCGTCATGCAGAAAGGCTTTGCTATCGACATCTATCTACATAACACTGTACATCTTCTTCTCATTGATTTCAGCAGTTACAGTATTTTTGAACCTACTGGTGATCATGTCCATCTCTCACTTCAAGCAGCTCCACACTCCAACCAACCTGCTCATCCTCTCTTTGGCTGTGTCAGATCTCCTGGTGGGACTGATTGTGATACCAGTAGTGACTGTAGCATTAATGGAATCATGCTGGGGTTTTGGagaatatttctgtgtgtttcagATCTACATTACTTTTTTATGTACTTCTTTATCTCTGGGTAATTTGGTCTTGATATCTATTGACCGCTATGTTGCTGTGTGTGATCCCTTATTGTACCACTCTAAAATAACAGTAACAAGAATGATGTGTTGTATATCCATTACCTGGTGTTGTTGTATCATATACCGAGCTGCTATTATAAAAAACTTTGTCAATGTACTGGTACCCAGTAGGTGTTTGAAAGAATGTTTTATTGTTGAAGGAATAACCTGGGGTAATATAATTGATGTTGTAATTACAATGGTTGTCCCGTGCTCTATTATTATAACACTTTATATGAAAATCTTTGTGGTGGCCAGATCACAGGACAGAAAGGTATTTTCAAAAGAGGCTGCCAATGTGTCTGGTGTCAAAACTGTACGGGCAAATAAGTCTGAGAGAAAAGCAACAAAAACTCTGTCTATTGTTATTGTCAACTATTTCATTTGTTGGATTCCATTTCTATTTGTTTTCTTTTTTACTTTTGTAATTGACAATTTATTCTCAGTTATCATCGGCTTTCTGCCACTTTTTAATTCCTTAATTAATCCAATAATTTATGCTTTCTTTTATCCATGGTTCAAAGTGACAGCTAAACATATTTTAACTCTGAAGATAAGGCGTTCATAG